Genomic segment of Salvia hispanica cultivar TCC Black 2014 chromosome 2, UniMelb_Shisp_WGS_1.0, whole genome shotgun sequence:
TTGTGGGAGGTGTGGATTTgtttattccataaatagatcaaagtgtgtatatatatgatatgagtaatatatttaattagatacataattatattgcCTTCCACAGGTGGTATCAATTAGtagactatatatatttgcatatgaTGTTTGGCAGAGATGTGAAGGGTGATTGATTATAATGATACATGTTATTATGTGATATCAACCAAATATCATcattaatttcaattgttGTGGTTTGGTCAAATTTGCCTATCAAACTAAGATTAGAGAGTCTAACTAGTATATCGGTTCATTAAAATGTGAagtaaaaagttttaaaaattaaaagtgtttTTATCTAAGAATATCCTTACTTCGTGTCTTTTACTTCAAGTTCATATATGTACGTTAATTTCATCAACTTCGagtatgattaaattttgttatttatattgtACATGTTCATAAGGTAAATTATAAACCGAGCTGAGCCGAGGTGAATTTATCGTCATTGTAAAGCTTGGTTGGTTTAGTACTAATCCGAGTTTCAAACACTGTATTTATCAAATACTTTGAGGCTCATAGGGTTATTCGAGTCAAATCAAAccttttaaatataaatacatgcatatgtatattttattatttaaatttattgtgtatGTTATGTACTTATATGGCTGTGTAATTTTAGTACGTATGATCGTTGATTAAACAACGAGTATATGGGATCAGAGAACTTAATGGTCAAATGCTGGTAGAACGATCACATCAGTGtcatgaattaaattagataaaaaatgtTGCTCCACGAACTTATTAGCTCTTCAAATAACTAATTCTCAGAGCATACACTAGTAACACAACGagcaattttattaaatcgGACCTAATTCGCAATAGGGAGAATCGTGTTGTAAGGGAGTGGGGTGTGCTAAGAATCTCGGAACGGATCACCTATACATACTGTAGAGCGCCCCAAACTGTAAGACCAAGGCTAATCCGGTCGCCATGTACGAATTTAGGCAGGGTCGGGAAGGGTCGATCGGCTAAATGTATGATGTGAGTAGGACCATTAATAGTGCTATGAGGGTCGGGGGTTCTAGGCCCATATCATCATGTGGATATTGGTATGCTCAGCATTATGAATCCATTAGTAAAATTTGGTTACAAgttaaaaaccaaaatattttgCTTTCTTCTCATATTTTGGCCCATTAGTATTTGTAGAAACTATGGGCTTGTAAAATAAACTTTGAGGCATAATTAACTATTGAAACAACCCATAACACAGTCACAATAATGTATagagattttaattttgtttttgtacaaatatgagacatttatttcattttaacaaCACGTGTGTGGGAgataagagtggatttgtctATTTAATGGCGCTAGatttcaaaacaaattcaaGTTTTTCTTTGCCATTTCACAATAAAGATTCTACTGTATAGTGTGTTAACAACAATTTGACTGTTGAAAAAGCAATATAGTTTTTgtcaataaattttatcatattctTATACCTACTCCAATAGTACATTCTCATATGTTGTGGACCTTGGTGGCCACAGTCTATTAATGGCTTAATGCAGACATTTGTACAAGAAAAAGACTTGTGAGCGCGCGTCACTTAATTCTATTAATTACACACTTTATACTTATTTCGTccgaaaataataatttcatttgtatGCGATACATATTTTGCTCAACAAATATACAACTATTATACACTTTGCAATTGATGAAACGATTATATTAATCGCTCAAAAGTGATTAAACGTAAATTAACATTAATACTGtacaacattattttatttcgtaactcaattgtatttttattgttaaatgAATTCTACCCAAAgtaaaatagtgaaaatagtAGTGCACTTTTAAGATTCAACACTCacatcattttaatataaaatttattccttcgtataagaatatgcactctttcatttttagttcgttccacaagaatatacattttttaaatttaaaaattattttctctataatgAGATGGAACACATTCTCCACTGATAAtagtttgattattttcttctttttactttctttcttactttaccaattattatatattaaaactcgtgaccaaccaaaagtgcatattcaGTAGGACAAAGGGGTATTTAGAACATTGAATTCCATATATCGGATTCAGCATAAAAGTAGCATTAATTCCAGAATACAAATTGAACCCTAAATCTGTCATTTGCCAAGTCCCGCTTCCGGCGCATCACGTGGGATAAATTTGTGTCGGACTATGGGGTCGGATCGGATGAGAAATTTACACAGTTTAgtaaagtttatgatttttcatgCAACATTTAAAGTTTACAGAAAAAACCAAACTGTATCaaaagttcatgactttacATAGCAATTTGCCGTATTGAATCAccgtgaattgaaaaaaatggacCGTTTCGATAGTAAATGTACATGTGATAGAACtggattttattaatttttaaaatatatacatttccTTACTACATTTGTTATAATATGTGTAATTAATtgaaccaaataaaaatatgtaagcAAAGTTGCAAACTTGGGAGACCAGCTTCTATTAATTCTACTACATGTCAAATTACTTCCCGAAATTTAAGGGTCcgttcaattttaaaattggcaagTGTAAGAAAAGCaatagaagaaaatgaaaagttttgtCAAATTAATCTATAAAAAAACCTCATTACTTTATCATGAAACAACCCACATTCATAAAGGCATGTCGCTTTCACATGTATGAAAAAAACCATTTTGAAGACgtctacatataaaaaaaagcatcaacatactacaacaaaacaaataacgAAATTACCAatgtcttttaaaaaaaacaataattaacaaatagtaccaacaaaataaaatattccattTATACCACAAAAGAAGATCCAAGATCTCCCAAATGCGAAAAGTCCTAATTTTGATTCTCATAAACCCACCCAACTGTTATACAGAGCAGAATCAATGGTGGACCTTAAAGCAGGAAGCCGGCCGCCGTGGGTGGGATTAGGCGCGGCGGTGTGGGTCCAGATAGCTGCCGGAAATGCCtacactttctctctctactctccCGTTCTCAAATCAGTTCTCGGCTTCAGCCAGCAGCAGCTCACCATTCTCGGCGTCGCCAATGATATCGGAGAAAACGTCGGGATTCTTCCCGGAATCGCCTGCAACCATCTCCCTCCTTGGTCTGTTCTTCTCGTCGGCGTTTTCACCTCTTTTTTCGGCTATGGCCTTATCTGGCTCGCTGTTAGCCAGACTCTTCCTTCCGTGCCTTATTGGGTTGTAAGTTTCctttgatataaatattttgcaaaataattgtGTAATTAAGAATTTAGCTATTTAGTTGTTTGGTTTTAGGCTTTCAGCTATTGAATAAATTGCTCCTGGTCCTCAAATTTGTTCATTGAAATGCTATGATTGCAAAAATTGATGTAATGAGTGATTATTGTTTGGTGGAAAATGAGATGTTCTGATTACTGTTGCAGTTGTGGTGTGCGTTGTGTGTTGCAACAAACAGCAGTGCGTGGCTTGGGACGGCGGTCCTGGTGACCAACATGAGGAACTTCCCTCTCAGTCGGGGCACGGTTGCTGGGATTCTAAAAGGCTATATTGGTTTGAGTGGTGCTGTCTTTACGGAGGTGTTCACTATGCTCCTTAACGGTTCGGCTTCCAAGCATTTGCTGCTGTTAACGCTCGGGATACCGGTGATAGGTCTGGCAATGATGTACTTTGTTCGGCCCTGTACCCCGGCCTTGGGAGATGACTCGCGGGAGCATGGCCATTTTCTTTTCGTGCAAGGAGCTAGTGTCGCCCTCGCCGTTTATCTCCTCACCACAACCATCTTAAAGAACTTCTTGTCTCTTGGAAATGCAATCTCCTACGCCTTCATTGCTGTGATGGTTGTTCTCTTGATGGCTCCACTCGCAATTCCCTTGAAAATGACTTTGTTTCCCGTGACTAGTAAGAAACAGGGCGAGCAAGCTGATTCGAACACAATGGATCCTCTGCTGACCCCATCTTCGTCAGCAACCAATATTGGAAGCTATTACGAGTCTGAAGATGTGTCTGAGGTGGATATGCTTCTTGCTGTGGGTGAGGGCGctgttaaaaagaaaaggaaaccTAGGAGGGGAGAGGACTTCACGTTTCGTGAAGCTATTGTGAAGGCCGACTTTTGGCTTCTGTggtttgtttacttctttggaGTTGGCTCGGGAGTGACCGTCCTTAATAATTTGGCCCAGATTGGTGTTTCACTTGGTGTCAATGATGCTACCATATTACTGAGCTTGTTCAGCTTTTGTAACTTTTTGGGCCGCCTTGGATCTGGAGTTGTCTCGGAACACTTTGTGAGGTAAACTTACATAAGGTTTCGAAATTTGTTTCAATAGTTTCTCCAAATATGTAAATTTTCTTGCTAGAGGGACTTAAACTTACATAAACCCCTCTGTTGATATTCTTACTGTTGGATAGTTTGTACGAAGGGGAAGTAAGTACTGTGTAAGATGGTCTAATCGGTTCATGTCCCGAATCTAAATATTATAGAGCACCGGAACCGGATAAATATTAACATTGAATATGGACTTGAATCACGAAGAAGACCCATCAAATGGTCTTAAGCAAGGCTCTGTGATTTGTGTATGCCTCGTTTCTAAATGCTGAGGTCGTTGAAAGGTTGTTCACCATTTCACTCATTGCAGGTCGAAAACAATTCCTCGGACATTTTGGATGGCAGTGACACAATCAATCATGGTCCTGACATTTCTTCTCTACGCTTCAGCCATGAATGGCACCCTCTATGCTGCAACAGCGTTGCTAGGGGTTTGCTACGGGGTCCAATTTGGAATAATGATCCCAACTGCATCCGAACTCTTTGGACTGAAACACTTTGGCATAATCTTCAACTTCATTGGGCTGGGGAATCCTGTTGGGGCACTTCTCTTCTCAGGTTGGCTTGCTGGTCAGGTATA
This window contains:
- the LOC125207317 gene encoding protein NUCLEAR FUSION DEFECTIVE 4-like, with the protein product MVDLKAGSRPPWVGLGAAVWVQIAAGNAYTFSLYSPVLKSVLGFSQQQLTILGVANDIGENVGILPGIACNHLPPWSVLLVGVFTSFFGYGLIWLAVSQTLPSVPYWVLWCALCVATNSSAWLGTAVLVTNMRNFPLSRGTVAGILKGYIGLSGAVFTEVFTMLLNGSASKHLLLLTLGIPVIGLAMMYFVRPCTPALGDDSREHGHFLFVQGASVALAVYLLTTTILKNFLSLGNAISYAFIAVMVVLLMAPLAIPLKMTLFPVTSKKQGEQADSNTMDPLLTPSSSATNIGSYYESEDVSEVDMLLAVGEGAVKKKRKPRRGEDFTFREAIVKADFWLLWFVYFFGVGSGVTVLNNLAQIGVSLGVNDATILLSLFSFCNFLGRLGSGVVSEHFVRSKTIPRTFWMAVTQSIMVLTFLLYASAMNGTLYAATALLGVCYGVQFGIMIPTASELFGLKHFGIIFNFIGLGNPVGALLFSGWLAGQVYDTEAAKQLGSSCIGVNCFRLTFLVLAGLCGVGTLLSIVLTVRLKPVYQMLYANGSFRLPQSSDH